Sequence from the Rhizobium sp. TH2 genome:
CTTGTCGAGCTCATCCATGTCGTAGAGCGTGAGTACGGAGAGATAGTCCTCCATGATCTCCGACGTATAGGGCAGCATCAGCGCGCCGCAGCGGCTGTCGCGATACATGCGTTCCAGCGGCAGCGATTTCAGCATCGACTGGCCGCCGCAGGTACGGATCGCCTGAGCCGCGATTTCCTGCACGCCTTCCATGACATTGTATTGCGCGGCGTACATCCGCATGACTTGCGCCTTGGACGGATAGCCCTGCGCTTCCATGAAGGCCTGCCACCACAGCGCCCGCATCGCCGCGAGCTGGGTGTACATCTTGCCGACGGTGATGCGCTTTGTGCCGAACATGCGGCGGTCCGCCGGCGGTTGGCCGGGAACCTCGCCACGCAGATAGGCGCAGGTGAAATCGAACGCGCCCTGCGCCACGCCCATATAGGTCGGCGACAGCGTTGCCATCATGTGCGGCCAGTGCGGCAGCGTCTTGATGAAGATGCCGCGCGGCATCATCAGGTCGTCCTCGGTGACGAAGACATCCTTGAGCACGAGGTCGCGGCTGTTGGTGCCGCGCATGCCGAGCGGGTCCCAGCTGCCGGTCACCGACAGGCCCGGCGCATCCTTGTGGATCACGAAGATCATCGTGTCCTCGTGGCGCGGCTCGATGCCTTCGAAATGCTCCGTGCAGACGATGGAGTAATAGTCGCAATAGCCGGCGAGCGAGGCGAATTTCTTGAAGCCGTTGATCCTCCAGCCGCCCTCGACCTTTCGGCAGGACGTCTGGGCCGGTTTCGAGGTCCAGTTCTGCCCGGCCTCGGAGATCGGCTGCGAATAGATGCCCTGTTCCTTCACCGCCCGGCGGAACTGGCGTTCGCGCAGCGGCGCGAAGGCGGCGCGGTCCTCGTCGGTGAGGTTGGGCAGCTCATACATGAAGCGCGACCACATCATCGAGGAATTGTGCATGTTGAAGGTGAGCGCCGTGGCGCCGCAATATTTGCCGATCTCAGCACCGGCCATGGCATATTCGCCAAGGCTGAAGCCGTGCCCGCCGAATTCCTTCGGTACGGTAAGCGTCAGCAAGCCTTCGGCGGCCAGGTCCTTGTAGTTCTCGACCGGGAAGGACGCCTCGTCGTCGATGGCCTTTGCGCGCGGCGCGAAGCGCTCGCGGCCGAGTTCGTTGATGCGATTGAGCACATCGAGCACTTCGGGCCGGATGCGGGAGAGGTCGTAGTAATCTGCAGGTTCGCTCATCATCTGTCCTTCGTAGAATTCGCTCAGAGCACGAGATCGCCCTGGAGACGGCCTTCCTTCACCACCACGCGGCCATCGAGCGCGACCGTGCATTTGCGCATCGGCAGGTCGAAATGACCCTCGGTGAAGCGGCCGGCATATTGGTTGGCGCCGGTGGACCAGAGGAAATTGCCGGCCCAGGCGCGGAACTCGACGGCCTGCATGTCGCGCTTGTCATAGAGCGCGCCGGAGACCCAGCGAGCGGCAGGGTTCATGCCCCAGCCGACGTGGCTGAAACCATAGGCAAGCGGATCTTCCCAGGCTTCCATATAATCGCGGAAGAGCTCCGCATCCAAACCGTCACCCTTGATTTCCTTGACGAAATCATTCTCGACGGTGAAGTCGATGCGGCTGGTCAGGTAGCTCTTGAAGGTGAGGTTCATGTCGCCCACATCCATGACGATGCGGCCGTTGACGGTGTTCGAACCGGGAAATGCCAGGCAGAGGCCGCCCGGCCAATGCGCGACCGCGCCCGGCGTGGTGCCAAAACCCGGCGTGCCGCCACAAGGCGCATCGGTCAGATCGATCACCAGATCGGTGCCGGCAGCAGACGTCACCCGCATCTCCTTGGCCTCGCGCAACATCTGGATGCCGAGCGCCACCTTGGGGCCGAGTTCGGCCGTCGGCTCGCAGCGTTCCAGAATTTCGGGATGCTCGTTGCAGACCATGAGGATGCGGGCACCTGATTCCTCGACCTCAGGCCATTCGGCGGCATGGATCATGCCCTCCACGGTGCAATCGACGATGATCTCACATTGTTTCATCGCCTCGATCGCGGCGCGGTTGCCCTGGATCGCCAGTGACGTGCCCGTCGACTTGACCGGCACCGGCGCGGTCTGGCGCGGCGTCGGCATCGTGATCATGCAATAATCGGCGCCGAGATCGTGGCAGGCGAGATCCGCAAGCTGGACGAGAACCGGACGCGACTGCGTCTCAGAAACGATCGCCACCCGCGTGCCGCGGGCGATGCCGTTGAGCGTGAAAACCCGTCGGAAGCAGGCAAGCCACTTCCCCTCAATGCGCTCTTGCAGCATTGACCTCTCCCAACTGTTTGAATCGCCCTCCAGCGATTTCTTTACTTGTGAGTTAAGTTTTGTCGAAGTTCACAAAACTGTCAAGAGGTAAACTCACATGTTCAGCAAACTTGTGTTGACGCTCCGGCGCGCGTGCGTCGAAATCCTGTGTAAGGAGCTGGGAACGCTGCACAATTTTTGCGGAAGATAAGCTGATTAATAGACTTGACCGGAGTTTCGCGGCACTTGTTCGGACGATCCGCCGGCCTTGAAATCAGCCAACAGCTTGGTCGTCGCATTGACGAGCAGACCAACGTCGCTGCCGATACCGACGAAGGTCGCGCCTAGTTCGAGATAGCGTCGGGCGAGTGTCTGGTCGGCGGTGAGGATTCCCGCCGCCTTGCCGTGGCCCTGAATGCGCTTCAACGCATCCTCGACCGCAGCCTGGACCTCAGGCGCCCCCGGCTTGCCGAGAAAGCCCATATCCGCCGCAAGATCGGCAGGGCCGACAAAGACGCCATCGACACCCTCGACGGAGGCGATTGCGTCGAGGTTGGCAAGCCCGGCCCGGCTTTCTATCTGCAGCAGCAGGCAAACCTCGTCATTGGCGGTCTGGAGATAATCCGGGATGCGGTTGAAATTCGAGGCGCGCGCCAGCGATGCGCCGACGCCACGGATGCCGTGCGGCGGATAGCGAACGGCGCGAACCATCGCCTCGGCCTGCTCCTTGGTCTCGACCATGGGCACAAGGATCGTCTGTGCACCGATATCGAGGATCTGCTTGATGATCCAGGCCTCGCCGATCGGCGGGCGGATGATCGGGTGGACGGGGTATTTCGACAGGCCCTGCAATTGAGCGACGAGCGTCTGGATATCATTCGGCGCATGTTCGGCATCGACAAGCAGCCAGTCGTATCCGGCGCCGCCGCAGATCTCGGCGGTATAGGCACTGGTCAGCGCAACCCACAAGCCGATCTGCGTGCGGCCTTGTTTCAGCGCCGCTTTGAAAGTGTTCGTCGGTGCCGGCATGGAGGTCTCACTGGAAGAAACAGGAAATGGTACCGTAGGCGCCGAAGTCAGCCGTGATCGTATCGCCATGCCGCGCCTCGATCGGGCGGATGAACGAGCCGGCGAGCACGATCTGTCCCGTCTCGATGCCCGCGCCATATTGCGCCAACCGATTCGCCAGCCAGGCGATGCCGCGCGCCGGGTGATTGAGCACGCCTGCGCCCAGTCCGGTCTCCTCGACCTCGGCATTGCGCGAAACGATGGCGCCCATCCAGCGCATATCAACCGCGTCAGGCCGTATTTGACGGCCGCCGATGACGATGCCAGCATTGGCGGCATTGTCGGCAATCGTATCGACGATAGTGCGCGCCTTCTTCGTCTCAGGATCGACGCGCTGGACGCGCGTATCGAGGATTTCGAGCGCAGGCGTCACATAATCCGTCGCGTTGAGCACATCGAAGACGCTGATGCCGGGGCCCTTGAGCGGCGCCTTCATCACGAAGGCGATCTCGGCTTCGATACGCGGCTGGATGAAGCGGTCGCCGGGTATTATCGCGCCATCTTCGAACAACATGTCGTCGAACAGCACGCCCGAATCCGGCGTCGAGATGTTGAGGGCATATTGCATGGCCTTGGAGGTGAGCCCTATCTTCCAGCCGATCACCTTGCGGCCGGCAGCGATCTTCTTCTTCACCCAGTCCGCCTGGATCGCATAGGCGTCATCCATAGTGGCGTTGGGATGCTTTAGGGAAAGGAGACCAATCTGCTTGCGATCTCTTTCGGCGGCATGGAGCGTGGACGCGGCTTCGGAGATTTGACCTTGCGTAAGCGTCGTCATGCCTCGTCCTCGATTGTGTTGCGCAGTGTACCGATACCTTCCGCCTCCACCTCGACGACATCGCCCGGCTTCAACCAGATCGGCGGATCGAAGCGCGCGCCGGCCCCGGTCGGCGTGCCCGTGACGATGACGTCGCCCGGCGTCAATGTCGTAAAAGTCGAGATATAGTTGATGATCTTGCGGAAGGAAAAGATCATTCGGCTGGTTCGATCCTGCTGGCGGACCTCGCCATTGACGCGGGTCGTGAGCTGGATATCGGCCAGTTGCGCCTCGTCGGTGAAGGGCACCAGCCAGGGCCCGATCGATCCGGTGCGGTCGAAATTCTTGCCCTGGGTGACGTTGAACTTGGCATGCCGCACCCAGTCGCGGATCGTGCCTTCGTTGCAAAGCGACAGCGCCGCGATATGGTCGAGTGCTTCTGCCTCGGGGATGCGCCGCCCGCCCTTGCCGATGACAATGACGATCTCGCCCTCGTAATCGAGCTGCGCACTTTCCGGCGGCCGGATCAGCGGTTGGCCGTGACCGGTGAAGGAACGCGGGAAACGGATAAACAGCGATGGGTTGGACGGAGCCGCCTGCCCATCCTTGTATTCCTCGTTGCGGTCGGGAAAATTGACGCCGACGCAGATCAGCTTCTCCGGCGCCGAGATCGGGATCTCGAAGTGGAATGTGCCCGGCAAGACATCCGGCCTGAGGCTCGCGGCCTCGTCGGCCAGTTCGCCAAGGGCGCCCGCCTCGATGACCTCGCGCAGGGTCGGCCATTTCGCGTCATGCCGCGACGACAGATCGACGATCGCCTCGCCCTTCACCAGTCCATAGCCGGGCTTCCCATCTACCGAAAAGCTTGCAAAGCGAGGATGTGCCATCCGCTCTCTCCTTACGGCGCCACGATCGGCGTTGCTTTGAGGATCGAATCCCTGACCTCGGTACCCCGGAAGAGACTGCCCTCCTCAAACCAGGATTTCGGTGCCGGCGATCCCCAGAGCGTCTGGCGCTGCGGATCCTTGAGATCCCACTTGATCGGCTCGAGATCGGGATCGACGGTCTGGTAATCCGAGCAATAGATCTCGATACGGTGGCCGTCGGGGTCGCGGATATAAAGGAAGAAGGCGTTGGAAATGCCGTGCCGACCGGGGCCGCGCTCGATATTGGCAAGCCAGCCCGTGGTCGACATCAGGTCGAGCAGATCGATGATGTTGAGCGGCGTCGGCACCCAGAAGGCGGTGTGATGCAGGCGCGGGCCGCGGCCATTGGTGAAGGCGATGTCGTGCACGCCACCTTTGCGATGCGTCCACGCCGCCCAGAGCCGCCCGGTCTCGGCATCTTCGGTATATTCAGTCACCCGGAAGCCGATCTCGTTATAGAAGGCGACGCTCTCGTCGACATTCGGCGAGAAGCAGTTGAAGTGATCGATGCGCAGCGGCTTCACGCCCTTGTAGAGCGCGTATTTCTGGTGGATCGGCGGCAGGCGGTCCATCTTCGAATAGAATTCGAGCGGAATGCCATGCGGGTCTCGGGTGCGGAAAGTGCGCGACTGGTAGGGTCGCTCGATCCATTCGACCGGCAGGTCCTTGCCCTTGAAAAAATGCTCGGCCTTATCAAGATCCTCCTCGGAAAAGACCTTGAAGCCGAGATCCTGCGCTTCCGCCTTGCCAGCCTTCTTGAGAACGATGCAATGATGCCCGCGCTCTTCCATCGCCCTGAGATAGATCGTATCCGCGGTCTCGTCGGTCACCTGCAGTCCGAGCGTATCGACATAGAAGGCGCGCGATTTGACGAGATCGGTGACGGCCAGTTCGACATGGCTGAGCCGCACGATGTTGAAGGGCGGATGGAGATTGGGTTTCGGCAGGGGCATTGTTTCCTCCTCATGCTGATTTGGCGGCGATGCGAGCGTCGAAGCCCGCCTCAGCCACCGAGTTTCTGGATCGCATGCGCCATGCTGGCGAAGGCGACGTTCTTGGTTTCCATGTAGAAATCGAAGGACCAGTCACCGCCGTCGCGGCCGATGCCGGAGCTCTTGACGCCACCGAATGGCGCCGGCAGGTGGCGGACATTCTCGGAATTGACCCAGATCATGCCGGCTTCCAGCGCGTCGGTGAATCGGAAGGCGCGGGTGACGTCATTGGTCCAGAGATAGCCGGTCAGGCCGTACTGCACGTCGTTGGCGAGCGCCAGCGCCTCGGCCTCGTCCTTGAACGAAATGGCAGTCAACACCGGCCCGAAGATTTCTTCCTGGGCGATCCGCATCTGGTTGTTGGCGCCGGTGAAAAGCGTCGGCGAGACATAGCAGCCGCCGCCTGGACCATTGAACTTGGTGCCGCCGGCCGCGACGGTGGCGCCCTCACCCCGGCCGATCTCGATATATTCCAGCACCTTCTTCTCATGAACCGGGTGTATCAGTGGCCCGATAACAGTTTCGGGATCGAGCGGATGGCCGACTTTGATGCGCTTGGCCTTCTCCGCCACGAGCATGGTGAACTTGTCGTAGACGCTGTCCTCTACGAGCAGGCGCGATGACGAGGTGCAGCGCTCGCCGTTCAACGAATAGATCATGAAGACGGCGGCATCGGCAGCGCGTTCGAGATCGGCATCGGCGAAAACCACCACCGGGTTCTTGCCACCAAGTTCGAAATGCACGCGCTTCAGCGTATCCGCGCCCTGCTTCATGATCATCGAGCCGGTGCGGCTCTCGCCGACAAAGCCGATCGCCTTGATATCGGGGTGTTCCGTCAGCGCTTTGCCGGCGTCCTCGCCGAAACCGTTGACGAGATTCCAGACGCCCTTGGGCAGGCCGGCTTCCTCTGCGATCTCGACCAATAGTCGCGCCGTCAGCGGTGAAAATTCCGCTGGCTTGTGGACGACCGTGCAGCCCGAGGCCAGCGCGGGCGCGATCTTCCAGGTCGACAGCATGAAGGGCGTGTTCCACGGCGTGATTACGCCGACGGGCCCGATCGGCACACGGGTCGTGATGTTGACCTGGCCGGGGCCGCGCAATGCCTTGCCGTCGCGGGCTTCAGGAGCCCGATCGGCGAAGAAGCGGAAATTCTCAGCGCCCCGCAGTGCAGCCTTGGCCATGAATTTCAGCGACTGTCCGGTATCCATGCATTCGACGAAAGCAATCTCTTCAGCGCGCGCGACGATCGCGTCGGCGATCTTGTGCAAGAGCTTCTTGCGTGCCGCGCCATCCATCCCCGCCCATGCCGGAAACGCAGCCTTCGCCGCCTTCGCCGCGCGGTCGATATCCGCGCTCTTGCCTAGCGCCACCTTGGCGAGCGGCTTGAGATCAACCGGCGAGATCGTCTCATAGGTCGCGCCATCGGCGGCCCAGACATCCTCACCACCGATGCGATTCATGACACCGCCATCGAATTTGGTGAGATAGGTTTTGGCCTTGGCGATGTTTTCGTCGAGCTTCGACATTCTATGCTCCGTGAGGGGACGGTCGCCAACGCGGTGGGAACGGCGCGGCATCCTGAGAGGGATTTGGATTCACCCGGATTTCTGGCGGATCCGCGGGTGAATGGCGTTCTTCTTCCAGCTGAGATCCGGGTCGATCTCTCGAATTTCAAGGGTGAGCGCGAAGTGCGGCGTCTCGAACAGAGGCGTCAAGAATCGCGTTACGGTAGCGAAGATCGCCTCGCCGGTCTCACGTTTCTCCGCCTCGCTGCGGCCTTTGCCGATGCGGAAGGACATGTCGATAAAGCCATTCTCCGGCAGCATATCGGCGACCGCATAGGCCTCGGCCCGCAGCGCGCGGACGCGAAGGGCACCCAGTTCAAACAGGCCTGATGCGATGATGGTCTCATGAACCGCCTTGCAGAGCGCCTGAAAGTCGACGGCATCGTCCAGATTGGCCGAATATTCCATCGTGAAATGGGGCATCTGTCCTCCCGTCTTGCTTCCTTTTATATTTAACATGTTAATCATAGGTGCTGATAGTGTCAAGTGCCTTGTTCTACTGGCAGCTTGGTCATGCGATTGCAAAGAGGCTCGAAATGGACGATAGAACCGCCATGAACGATCAGTCTCCCCGCAAGTCCAAACTGGTGCAGGACGCGCTCCTGCCGCGAAACACCCGCCGCTCGCTGCCGATCGCGCTGCTTCGCGCCCGCGAAGCCGTGATGACGCATTTCCGGCCGATGCTGGCCGAGCACGACATCACCGAACAGCAATGGCGTGTGATCCGCATCCTCGCCGAAGCTGGGACGGTCGATGCCTCCGAGATGGCCGACCGCGCCTTCATCCTCGCACCGAGCCTGACCCGTATCATCCGCTCGCTCGAGGAGCGCGGTATCATCACCAAGGCCAAGGACGACAATGACGGGCGGCGCGTGCTGCTGCAGATCACACCGGCGGGCCTTGCGATCATCAACGAGGTCGCTCCCGAGAGCCGGCTGATCTATGACAGGCTCGAAAAGAGTTTTGGTCGCGA
This genomic interval carries:
- the hpaD gene encoding 3,4-dihydroxyphenylacetate 2,3-dioxygenase: MPLPKPNLHPPFNIVRLSHVELAVTDLVKSRAFYVDTLGLQVTDETADTIYLRAMEERGHHCIVLKKAGKAEAQDLGFKVFSEEDLDKAEHFFKGKDLPVEWIERPYQSRTFRTRDPHGIPLEFYSKMDRLPPIHQKYALYKGVKPLRIDHFNCFSPNVDESVAFYNEIGFRVTEYTEDAETGRLWAAWTHRKGGVHDIAFTNGRGPRLHHTAFWVPTPLNIIDLLDLMSTTGWLANIERGPGRHGISNAFFLYIRDPDGHRIEIYCSDYQTVDPDLEPIKWDLKDPQRQTLWGSPAPKSWFEEGSLFRGTEVRDSILKATPIVAP
- the hpaH gene encoding 2-oxo-hept-4-ene-1,7-dioate hydratase: MTTLTQGQISEAASTLHAAERDRKQIGLLSLKHPNATMDDAYAIQADWVKKKIAAGRKVIGWKIGLTSKAMQYALNISTPDSGVLFDDMLFEDGAIIPGDRFIQPRIEAEIAFVMKAPLKGPGISVFDVLNATDYVTPALEILDTRVQRVDPETKKARTIVDTIADNAANAGIVIGGRQIRPDAVDMRWMGAIVSRNAEVEETGLGAGVLNHPARGIAWLANRLAQYGAGIETGQIVLAGSFIRPIEARHGDTITADFGAYGTISCFFQ
- the hpaI gene encoding 4-hydroxy-2-oxoheptanedioate aldolase gives rise to the protein MPAPTNTFKAALKQGRTQIGLWVALTSAYTAEICGGAGYDWLLVDAEHAPNDIQTLVAQLQGLSKYPVHPIIRPPIGEAWIIKQILDIGAQTILVPMVETKEQAEAMVRAVRYPPHGIRGVGASLARASNFNRIPDYLQTANDEVCLLLQIESRAGLANLDAIASVEGVDGVFVGPADLAADMGFLGKPGAPEVQAAVEDALKRIQGHGKAAGILTADQTLARRYLELGATFVGIGSDVGLLVNATTKLLADFKAGGSSEQVPRNSGQVY
- a CDS encoding fumarylacetoacetate hydrolase family protein — translated: MAHPRFASFSVDGKPGYGLVKGEAIVDLSSRHDAKWPTLREVIEAGALGELADEAASLRPDVLPGTFHFEIPISAPEKLICVGVNFPDRNEEYKDGQAAPSNPSLFIRFPRSFTGHGQPLIRPPESAQLDYEGEIVIVIGKGGRRIPEAEALDHIAALSLCNEGTIRDWVRHAKFNVTQGKNFDRTGSIGPWLVPFTDEAQLADIQLTTRVNGEVRQQDRTSRMIFSFRKIINYISTFTTLTPGDVIVTGTPTGAGARFDPPIWLKPGDVVEVEAEGIGTLRNTIEDEA
- the hpaE gene encoding 5-carboxymethyl-2-hydroxymuconate semialdehyde dehydrogenase, which encodes MSKLDENIAKAKTYLTKFDGGVMNRIGGEDVWAADGATYETISPVDLKPLAKVALGKSADIDRAAKAAKAAFPAWAGMDGAARKKLLHKIADAIVARAEEIAFVECMDTGQSLKFMAKAALRGAENFRFFADRAPEARDGKALRGPGQVNITTRVPIGPVGVITPWNTPFMLSTWKIAPALASGCTVVHKPAEFSPLTARLLVEIAEEAGLPKGVWNLVNGFGEDAGKALTEHPDIKAIGFVGESRTGSMIMKQGADTLKRVHFELGGKNPVVVFADADLERAADAAVFMIYSLNGERCTSSSRLLVEDSVYDKFTMLVAEKAKRIKVGHPLDPETVIGPLIHPVHEKKVLEYIEIGRGEGATVAAGGTKFNGPGGGCYVSPTLFTGANNQMRIAQEEIFGPVLTAISFKDEAEALALANDVQYGLTGYLWTNDVTRAFRFTDALEAGMIWVNSENVRHLPAPFGGVKSSGIGRDGGDWSFDFYMETKNVAFASMAHAIQKLGG
- a CDS encoding peptidase M29 — encoded protein: MLQERIEGKWLACFRRVFTLNGIARGTRVAIVSETQSRPVLVQLADLACHDLGADYCMITMPTPRQTAPVPVKSTGTSLAIQGNRAAIEAMKQCEIIVDCTVEGMIHAAEWPEVEESGARILMVCNEHPEILERCEPTAELGPKVALGIQMLREAKEMRVTSAAGTDLVIDLTDAPCGGTPGFGTTPGAVAHWPGGLCLAFPGSNTVNGRIVMDVGDMNLTFKSYLTSRIDFTVENDFVKEIKGDGLDAELFRDYMEAWEDPLAYGFSHVGWGMNPAARWVSGALYDKRDMQAVEFRAWAGNFLWSTGANQYAGRFTEGHFDLPMRKCTVALDGRVVVKEGRLQGDLVL
- a CDS encoding 5-carboxymethyl-2-hydroxymuconate Delta-isomerase, whose translation is MPHFTMEYSANLDDAVDFQALCKAVHETIIASGLFELGALRVRALRAEAYAVADMLPENGFIDMSFRIGKGRSEAEKRETGEAIFATVTRFLTPLFETPHFALTLEIREIDPDLSWKKNAIHPRIRQKSG
- the hpaR gene encoding homoprotocatechuate degradation operon regulator HpaR codes for the protein MDDRTAMNDQSPRKSKLVQDALLPRNTRRSLPIALLRAREAVMTHFRPMLAEHDITEQQWRVIRILAEAGTVDASEMADRAFILAPSLTRIIRSLEERGIITKAKDDNDGRRVLLQITPAGLAIINEVAPESRLIYDRLEKSFGRERIDQLLDMLDELASIND
- a CDS encoding acyl-CoA dehydrogenase family protein, with product MSEPADYYDLSRIRPEVLDVLNRINELGRERFAPRAKAIDDEASFPVENYKDLAAEGLLTLTVPKEFGGHGFSLGEYAMAGAEIGKYCGATALTFNMHNSSMMWSRFMYELPNLTDEDRAAFAPLRERQFRRAVKEQGIYSQPISEAGQNWTSKPAQTSCRKVEGGWRINGFKKFASLAGYCDYYSIVCTEHFEGIEPRHEDTMIFVIHKDAPGLSVTGSWDPLGMRGTNSRDLVLKDVFVTEDDLMMPRGIFIKTLPHWPHMMATLSPTYMGVAQGAFDFTCAYLRGEVPGQPPADRRMFGTKRITVGKMYTQLAAMRALWWQAFMEAQGYPSKAQVMRMYAAQYNVMEGVQEIAAQAIRTCGGQSMLKSLPLERMYRDSRCGALMLPYTSEIMEDYLSVLTLYDMDELDKAPGDEGGARSSLWRGDAGTLKGLR